From the Billgrantia sulfidoxydans genome, one window contains:
- the rplB gene encoding 50S ribosomal protein L2, whose protein sequence is MAIVKTKPTSAGRRHLVKVVNDELHKGKPYAPLLEKQSRSGGRNNNGRITTRHVGGGHRQHYRLIDFKRTKDGVPAVVERLEYDPNRSAHIALLKYLDGERRYIIAPKGVSAGDRLESGVNAAIKKGNTLPLRNIPLGSTVHCIELKPGKGAQLARSAGTSAQLVAREGSYATLRLRSGEMRKVLADCRATLGEVSNSEHSLRQLGKAGAKRWRGVRPTVRGVAMNPVDHPHGGGEGRTSGGRHPVTPWGVPTKGHKTRKNKRTDALIVRRRKAK, encoded by the coding sequence GGTCAAGGTCGTCAACGACGAGCTGCACAAGGGCAAGCCCTATGCGCCGCTGCTCGAGAAGCAGTCGCGCAGCGGCGGGCGTAACAACAACGGCCGCATCACCACCCGGCACGTGGGCGGTGGTCACCGTCAGCACTACCGGCTGATCGATTTCAAGCGCACCAAGGATGGCGTTCCCGCCGTCGTCGAGCGCCTTGAGTACGATCCCAACCGCAGCGCCCACATCGCGCTGCTGAAGTACCTGGACGGCGAGCGTCGCTACATCATCGCGCCCAAGGGCGTGAGTGCCGGCGACCGTCTCGAGTCCGGCGTGAATGCGGCGATCAAGAAGGGCAACACCCTTCCGCTGCGCAACATCCCGCTGGGTTCCACGGTTCACTGCATCGAGCTCAAGCCCGGCAAGGGCGCGCAGCTGGCTCGCAGCGCCGGTACCAGTGCCCAGCTGGTCGCCCGTGAAGGCAGCTATGCCACCCTGCGTCTGCGCTCCGGCGAGATGCGCAAGGTGCTGGCCGACTGCCGTGCGACCTTGGGAGAAGTGAGCAACTCTGAGCACAGCCTGCGTCAACTTGGCAAGGCCGGTGCGAAGCGCTGGAGAGGCGTGCGTCCGACCGTTCGCGGTGTGGCCATGAACCCGGTGGATCACCCGCATGGTGGCGGTGAAGGCCGCACCAGCGGTGGTCGTCATCCGGTCACGCCGTGGGGTGTGCCCACCAAGGGCCACAAGACCCGCAAGAACAAGCGCACCGACGCGCTGATCGTTCGCCGCCGCAAGGCCAAGTAA